The Sphaerospermopsis torques-reginae ITEP-024 genome has a window encoding:
- a CDS encoding DUF2237 family protein, whose translation MTEAKNVLGTKLELCCTSPMTGYYRDGFCNTGGQDFGMHVVCAQVTAEFLEYTKSQGNDLSTPVPYFNFPGLKPGDCWCLCAARWQEALEAGVAPPVVLEATHSRALEVCNLDDLQKHRVIRN comes from the coding sequence ATGACAGAAGCTAAAAACGTACTCGGTACAAAACTAGAACTTTGCTGCACATCTCCCATGACTGGGTATTACCGCGATGGTTTTTGTAACACAGGAGGGCAAGATTTTGGGATGCACGTTGTTTGCGCTCAAGTAACAGCAGAATTTTTAGAATATACAAAATCCCAAGGCAATGATTTAAGCACACCTGTACCTTATTTTAATTTTCCTGGTTTAAAACCTGGAGATTGTTGGTGTTTATGTGCAGCGAGATGGCAAGAAGCTTTAGAAGCGGGTGTTGCTCCTCCAGTAGTTTTGGAAGCTACCCACTCTAGAGCTTTGGAAGTTTGTAATTTAGACGATTTACAAAAACATCGGGTAATTCGGAATTAG
- a CDS encoding DUF1995 family protein: MAELPKTLEDAIAQSREAVKSALADGITRIQVELLFPELKFMPVAEQFIPVFAEYESRLKVFFADAGAAALARRDWADVPFKILDIGTGRTASLQAKIQPEDEIFLFIAPTSVEVPQLEKLCELIGERPFVMLNPRLEDSGTVGIGYAARETRKRFISTIESCYYLRPVDDESALMRCYPGDWEVWLETAGEYQKIAELPKKPSGDEIDMILMKGQPQTTDGTPAKKPSVFKSLQRFIKALSS, encoded by the coding sequence ATGGCTGAACTCCCCAAAACCCTAGAAGATGCGATCGCTCAATCTCGTGAAGCGGTAAAATCGGCTTTAGCTGATGGTATCACTCGCATTCAAGTTGAGTTACTGTTCCCAGAACTCAAATTTATGCCAGTTGCAGAACAATTTATCCCCGTATTCGCTGAATATGAATCCCGTCTCAAAGTCTTCTTTGCAGATGCTGGTGCAGCCGCTTTAGCCCGTCGAGATTGGGCAGATGTACCATTTAAAATTTTAGATATCGGTACAGGAAGAACTGCTTCCCTACAAGCAAAAATTCAACCAGAAGATGAAATTTTCCTGTTTATCGCCCCTACTTCCGTAGAAGTACCCCAACTAGAAAAACTTTGTGAATTAATTGGTGAACGCCCCTTTGTCATGTTAAACCCCCGTCTGGAAGACTCCGGTACAGTGGGTATAGGTTATGCAGCGCGAGAAACCCGCAAACGTTTCATTAGTACCATTGAATCTTGCTATTATTTGCGTCCTGTCGATGATGAAAGCGCCCTCATGCGCTGCTATCCTGGAGATTGGGAAGTGTGGTTAGAAACCGCAGGCGAATATCAAAAAATAGCTGAATTACCCAAAAAACCATCAGGTGATGAAATAGACATGATCCTGATGAAAGGACAACCACAAACCACCGACGGAACACCGGCCAAAAAACCCAGTGTGTTTAAGAGTTTGCAGCGGTTTATCAAGGCGTTGAGTAGTTAG
- a CDS encoding bifunctional serine/threonine-protein kinase/formylglycine-generating enzyme family protein — protein MQICQNPNCSNPFNPNYSKFCIVCGHDKFGEILRNRYRVLRLLGEGGFSKTYAAEDVDRLDAPCVIKQFFPQVQGTGQRAKAAEFFKEEAFRLYELGENHPQIPRLLAYFEQGSSLYLVQEFIIGKTLLEEVQEKAYTETEVRQLLIDLLPVLDFIHKKNVIHRDIKPENIIRRNADQKPVLIDFGGAKQVTQTSIARQATAIYTLGYAPTEQMAGFACHGSDLYALGVTCVRLLTQDLPMQHTYGLKDPLYDPMNAKWLWKERLQEKGINISEELTYILDHLLQHFPSDRYQSAIEVLHDLKHDFPNHFPNNFPNNFPNYLNIESSTPIELKFAPIIETPTKQQKIIVTVPDLETFDFEIITVDTGGREVYRDRGSAQFFAEELNRNVTLEMVSIPGGNFLMGSPEFEGNADEHPQHPVKIEPFYMGKYPITQAQWKAVAALPKVTQDLNPNPAKFKGANLPIENVSWYEAIEFCLRLSLKTGRNYRLPSEAEWEYACRAGTKTAFHFGETVTSDLINCNGSEIYAIEPKINFYNKITDVGSLDIANAFGLYDMHGLVWEWCADPWHNNYHGAPVDGSVWDVGGDIHRRVLRGGAWNFSAELCRSASRSWNEAESGLRMSGLRVVFSAEV, from the coding sequence ATGCAAATTTGCCAAAATCCCAATTGTTCAAATCCCTTCAACCCTAACTACAGTAAATTCTGCATTGTTTGTGGACATGATAAATTTGGTGAAATCCTCAGAAACCGTTACCGTGTTTTGCGGTTATTAGGTGAAGGTGGGTTTAGCAAAACTTACGCAGCAGAAGATGTAGACAGACTAGACGCACCTTGCGTTATTAAGCAATTTTTCCCCCAAGTGCAGGGAACAGGACAACGTGCAAAAGCCGCAGAATTTTTCAAAGAGGAGGCTTTTCGGTTGTATGAACTAGGAGAAAACCATCCGCAAATTCCTCGTTTATTAGCTTACTTTGAACAAGGTTCAAGTTTGTATTTAGTGCAGGAATTTATTATTGGGAAAACACTCCTAGAAGAAGTACAAGAAAAGGCGTATACTGAAACAGAAGTGCGTCAACTGCTAATAGACTTATTACCAGTTCTTGATTTTATTCACAAAAAAAACGTCATTCATCGGGATATTAAACCAGAGAATATTATTCGTAGAAATGCAGACCAAAAACCTGTATTAATTGACTTTGGTGGTGCAAAACAAGTTACCCAAACAAGTATAGCTAGACAAGCAACAGCTATTTATACATTAGGTTATGCACCCACAGAACAAATGGCAGGTTTTGCTTGTCATGGAAGTGACTTATATGCTTTGGGTGTAACTTGTGTGCGGTTATTAACTCAAGATTTACCCATGCAACATACCTATGGATTGAAAGATCCTCTGTATGATCCGATGAATGCAAAATGGTTATGGAAAGAACGTTTACAAGAAAAAGGCATTAATATTAGTGAAGAATTAACATACATTTTAGATCATTTACTACAACATTTTCCTAGTGATAGATATCAGTCAGCAATAGAAGTGTTACATGATTTAAAACATGATTTCCCAAATCATTTCCCAAATAATTTCCCAAATAATTTCCCAAATTATTTAAACATCGAATCATCAACACCGATAGAGTTAAAATTTGCCCCTATTATCGAAACACCTACAAAACAACAAAAAATTATTGTTACTGTTCCAGATTTAGAAACATTTGATTTTGAGATTATTACTGTAGATACAGGAGGGAGAGAAGTTTATCGAGACAGAGGAAGCGCCCAATTTTTTGCAGAAGAATTGAATAGAAACGTCACTTTAGAAATGGTATCAATTCCTGGTGGCAATTTTTTAATGGGTTCACCAGAATTTGAAGGTAATGCTGATGAACATCCCCAACATCCAGTGAAAATAGAACCTTTTTATATGGGGAAATATCCCATTACTCAAGCACAATGGAAAGCGGTAGCAGCATTACCCAAAGTTACACAAGATTTAAATCCCAACCCAGCAAAATTTAAAGGTGCAAATTTACCGATAGAAAACGTTTCTTGGTATGAAGCAATAGAATTTTGTTTGCGGTTGTCGCTGAAAACAGGAAGAAATTATCGTTTACCGAGTGAAGCAGAATGGGAGTATGCTTGTCGTGCAGGAACTAAGACTGCTTTTCATTTTGGGGAAACAGTAACTTCTGATTTAATTAATTGTAATGGTAGTGAAATTTATGCAATTGAACCCAAAATTAATTTCTACAACAAAATAACAGATGTCGGCAGTTTGGATATAGCAAATGCCTTTGGGTTGTATGATATGCACGGGTTAGTTTGGGAATGGTGTGCAGATCCTTGGCATAATAATTATCATGGCGCACCTGTTGATGGTAGTGTGTGGGATGTTGGTGGTGATATCCATCGTCGGGTTTTGCGTGGTGGTGCTTGGAATTTCAGCGCGGAACTTTGTCGCAGTGCTAGTCGCAGTTGGAACGAAGCGGAAAGTGGTTTAAGAATGTCAGGTTTGCGGGTGGTGTTTTCCGCTGAGGTGTAA
- a CDS encoding DUF1517 domain-containing protein — MQKKLQRILKPLLKISFVLGLVLALALSNADGALAARSGGRIGGGSFRMPSSRTYTPRTYAPPGGGGYYPGGGFGFPFLIPFWGIGGGFGGLFTILIFFAIANFLVQTFRRVTSGDTQEVTYGSNPNVSITRLQVGLLAQARGLQSELNQIAEKADTNTPQGRAEILQEASLALLRHPEYWVYAGGGTQQAKLNAAESQFNRLSLAERSKFSEETLSNVNNQLKSVLAKELPGDIDNPTRFISEGPGEYIIVTLLAATLGKWDFPQINSTNDLRQALRQVGSLPGEQVLAIEVLWTPQAEGDTLTSDDLLAEYPDLRLV; from the coding sequence ATGCAAAAAAAATTACAACGAATCCTCAAACCCCTGTTAAAAATTTCTTTTGTCCTGGGTCTGGTTTTGGCTTTAGCATTAAGTAATGCTGATGGTGCTTTAGCTGCACGCAGTGGTGGACGTATTGGCGGCGGTTCGTTTAGAATGCCATCAAGCAGGACTTATACACCTCGTACCTACGCACCTCCTGGTGGTGGGGGATACTATCCTGGTGGTGGTTTTGGTTTTCCGTTCCTGATTCCTTTTTGGGGTATTGGCGGTGGTTTTGGTGGACTGTTCACAATTTTGATTTTCTTTGCGATCGCTAACTTTTTAGTCCAAACTTTCCGCCGTGTCACCAGTGGAGATACTCAAGAGGTGACTTATGGCAGTAACCCGAATGTTTCTATCACTCGGTTACAAGTTGGTTTATTAGCACAAGCTAGAGGTTTACAAAGCGAACTTAACCAAATAGCTGAAAAAGCTGATACCAACACTCCACAAGGAAGAGCAGAAATTTTACAAGAAGCAAGTTTAGCTTTACTGCGTCATCCTGAATATTGGGTTTATGCTGGTGGTGGTACACAACAAGCTAAGTTAAACGCGGCTGAATCTCAATTTAACCGTTTATCTTTGGCTGAACGTAGCAAATTTAGCGAAGAAACTCTTTCTAATGTCAACAATCAGTTAAAATCTGTTTTGGCCAAAGAATTACCAGGTGATATAGATAACCCTACCCGTTTCATTAGTGAAGGTCCAGGAGAATATATCATTGTCACCTTATTAGCTGCAACCCTTGGTAAATGGGACTTTCCCCAAATTAATAGCACTAACGACTTACGTCAAGCTTTGCGACAAGTTGGTAGTCTTCCCGGTGAGCAAGTTTTAGCTATTGAAGTGTTGTGGACTCCCCAAGCAGAAGGTGATACTTTGACTTCTGATGATTTGTTAGCAGAATATCCTGATTTGAGGTTGGTTTAG
- a CDS encoding glycosyltransferase family 4 protein has translation MEHISQLGTQIREKTACPDILVISRIFHPQEAVIGEYVYNRCLQDPERVIVLAAGCCGDKIFDKSQQFPVYRWTNLSLWLSLFGGNFLSIIIKALFNFFNVICSFFLAIRLYFRYHYRYIEWCHGYDFPALLLLSYILPIRFFIYLHGNDLVDIYRHPLWRFLLKITLKRAEGIVCNSSHIRDTLRNTFRLDTPTHVINPIVRPEKFGNPSSLSHLEDLRIRLRQTYNISETAIVILSVGKLIKNKNFDKVIDNIPLLLTIGVDVHYIICGIGPCEQQLKSQCQRLRVDKRVHFAGDVPERELVGYYAASDIFAMLTLEEDKAQAIDNFDNFEIVHLEAEYFGKPIIASRLGSILDAVHHEENGLLVNPESGYEVLQAFKRLCQDQQLREQLGRQGQELAKRKTYHRWLYNPESRYSCLLN, from the coding sequence ATGGAACATATTTCACAACTAGGAACACAAATTAGGGAGAAAACCGCTTGTCCAGATATTTTAGTTATCTCCCGCATATTTCATCCCCAAGAAGCTGTCATTGGAGAATATGTTTATAATCGTTGTTTACAAGATCCAGAGAGAGTAATTGTACTGGCTGCTGGTTGCTGTGGAGATAAAATATTTGATAAATCACAACAGTTTCCTGTTTATCGTTGGACTAACTTGAGTCTTTGGCTGAGTTTATTTGGTGGTAATTTTTTGAGCATTATAATCAAGGCATTATTCAATTTTTTTAACGTTATTTGCTCATTTTTCCTAGCCATAAGATTATATTTTCGCTATCATTACCGTTACATAGAATGGTGTCACGGCTACGATTTTCCAGCTTTGTTATTACTCAGTTATATCTTACCAATTCGGTTTTTCATCTACCTCCACGGTAATGATTTGGTTGATATTTATCGTCATCCTTTATGGCGATTTTTATTAAAAATTACCCTGAAAAGAGCCGAAGGAATTGTTTGTAATAGTTCCCATATTAGAGATACATTAAGAAATACTTTTCGCCTAGATACTCCTACTCATGTCATTAACCCAATAGTAAGACCAGAAAAGTTTGGAAATCCCAGCAGTCTTAGTCATCTGGAAGATTTACGCATCCGCTTACGTCAAACTTACAACATTTCTGAAACAGCAATTGTCATTCTTTCTGTCGGTAAATTAATTAAAAATAAAAACTTTGACAAAGTAATAGATAACATTCCTTTACTATTAACGATTGGTGTAGATGTTCATTACATAATTTGCGGAATAGGACCTTGTGAACAACAACTAAAATCCCAATGTCAGCGTTTGCGGGTGGATAAAAGAGTGCATTTTGCTGGTGATGTACCAGAACGGGAATTAGTTGGTTATTATGCAGCCAGTGACATTTTCGCCATGCTGACTTTAGAAGAAGACAAAGCTCAAGCCATAGATAATTTTGATAATTTTGAAATAGTCCATTTAGAAGCAGAATACTTTGGTAAACCTATCATTGCCTCTCGCTTAGGGAGTATTTTGGATGCAGTCCACCATGAAGAAAATGGCCTGTTGGTAAATCCCGAATCTGGTTATGAAGTTTTACAAGCTTTTAAACGATTATGTCAAGACCAACAACTGCGGGAACAACTCGGTCGTCAAGGACAAGAATTAGCTAAACGCAAAACCTATCACCGCTGGTTATATAATCCTGAATCTCGTTATTCTTGTCTATTAAATTAG
- the thiS gene encoding sulfur carrier protein ThiS yields MMNQITLQVNGETRSCLSQTPLPELLQQLGFNPRLVAVEYNGEILHRQFWTETQIKDGDRLEVVTIVGGG; encoded by the coding sequence ATTATGAATCAAATTACATTACAAGTGAACGGAGAAACACGCAGTTGTTTATCCCAAACGCCTTTACCAGAATTACTTCAGCAGTTGGGTTTTAATCCTCGTTTGGTGGCGGTGGAATATAATGGTGAAATTTTACACCGTCAGTTTTGGACAGAGACTCAAATTAAAGATGGCGATCGCCTAGAAGTTGTTACCATCGTCGGTGGAGGATAG
- a CDS encoding thiamine phosphate synthase has translation MVEAHSQTQQIQQVVYRILDANLDRAREGLRIIEEWCRFGLNDAQLAESCKHLRQEVSKWHTAQIRAARDTPGDTGTDLTHPQEEQRSSITSLLQANFCRIQEALRVLEEYGKLHDAEMGKTFKQMRYQVYTLESTLMGYQRHQLLWRSRLYLVTSPVDNLLETVEACLKGGLTLLQYREKSADDVIRLDRARKLRQLCHDYGALFIINDRIDLALAVDADGVHLGQQDLPIAVARQLLGPQRLIGRSTTNQKEMQGAIAEGADYIGVGPVYETPTKAGKAAAGLDYVRYAAKNCQIPWFAIGGIDASNINDVMDAGAQRVAVVRSLMQAEQPTLVTQYFISQLYRK, from the coding sequence ATGGTCGAAGCCCACAGCCAAACACAACAAATACAACAAGTGGTTTATCGCATTTTAGACGCAAATTTGGATCGCGCCCGCGAAGGGTTGCGAATTATTGAGGAATGGTGTCGTTTTGGTTTAAATGATGCCCAGTTAGCTGAAAGCTGTAAGCACCTCCGTCAAGAGGTCTCTAAGTGGCATACTGCACAAATCAGGGCAGCACGAGATACACCAGGTGATACTGGTACTGATTTAACCCATCCCCAAGAGGAACAAAGAAGTTCTATTACATCTTTGTTACAGGCTAATTTTTGCCGTATCCAAGAAGCTTTGCGGGTGTTGGAGGAATATGGCAAGCTTCATGATGCCGAAATGGGGAAGACTTTTAAGCAAATGCGCTATCAGGTTTACACCCTGGAAAGCACTTTGATGGGTTATCAACGTCATCAGTTACTTTGGCGATCGCGTTTGTATCTGGTAACATCCCCGGTAGATAATTTGTTGGAAACTGTGGAAGCTTGTCTCAAAGGCGGGTTAACTTTGCTACAGTATCGAGAAAAATCTGCTGATGATGTGATTCGTTTAGATAGAGCTAGAAAACTACGGCAGCTATGTCACGATTATGGCGCTTTATTTATCATTAATGACCGTATAGATTTGGCTTTGGCTGTAGATGCGGATGGCGTACATTTGGGACAACAAGATTTACCTATTGCTGTAGCTCGTCAGTTGTTGGGTCCCCAGCGGTTGATCGGTCGCTCTACCACAAATCAAAAAGAAATGCAAGGGGCAATTGCTGAAGGTGCAGATTATATCGGTGTAGGTCCTGTATATGAAACGCCGACTAAAGCAGGTAAAGCCGCAGCAGGTTTAGATTATGTGAGGTATGCGGCTAAAAATTGTCAAATTCCTTGGTTTGCCATTGGGGGAATAGATGCCAGTAATATTAATGATGTCATGGATGCGGGAGCGCAACGGGTAGCTGTGGTGCGATCGCTCATGCAAGCTGAACAACCAACTTTAGTCACACAATATTTTATTTCTCAGCTTTATAGGAAGTAG
- a CDS encoding DUF1565 domain-containing protein: MPPLQQFHKRLLNILLQKRTCSYLLKPSVLPTSILSVSIALGIGSIALLDTNFSSAIAQITIRSEQKPNNEKTISQVNLLFVNPSIGNDQNGNGSQNAPFQTITQALQLAQSNTVIMLATGTYSANTGEVFPLIIKPGVTIQGNIGNKGKGVNIVGGGDYLSRSFGRQNVGIVGANQASLSGVTVTNSNSRGYGLWIESANTVVEENTFTSNTQDGISITGNATPSIRKNYFQGNGANGITISGDARPEIRENLFQRTGFGINIAQNAAPVVVGNQILDNRSGIVVQANTSPVLRNNLIQGSQEDGLVVIAQAIPDLGNSREPGGNEFRNNRRYDINAKAAKQVIYAAGNNLNKNRISGNVDTSGRTAPIVINSPPTSVPVEEIATAPEIVFAAPNIPKTFNPSPMILSSSRSTSPGNQVPKMPATTVQGSLGTNNSQNTAQLNYVQVEPGVIEFVAPQLSRNESPYNPTIISNFSNSRIATAPRSYTNTRPGVRYRVLVPIISDSQQELVRSIVPDAFSRVLQGRRVMQVGVFSSQDSANQMLQSLSSMGLRGIIQPFN, encoded by the coding sequence ATGCCTCCCCTTCAACAGTTTCATAAGCGTCTACTAAATATCCTTTTACAAAAGCGGACTTGTTCCTACCTACTTAAACCTTCAGTTCTGCCCACCTCAATATTAAGTGTGAGCATTGCTTTAGGAATAGGAAGTATAGCACTTTTAGACACAAATTTTAGCAGTGCCATTGCTCAGATTACCATCAGATCAGAACAGAAACCCAATAATGAGAAAACAATTTCTCAAGTTAACCTGCTGTTCGTCAACCCAAGCATCGGCAATGATCAAAATGGGAATGGTAGTCAAAATGCTCCTTTTCAGACAATTACTCAAGCTTTGCAACTAGCACAATCAAATACTGTGATTATGCTGGCTACTGGTACATACAGCGCCAACACAGGAGAAGTATTTCCCTTAATCATCAAACCAGGTGTAACTATTCAAGGAAATATTGGTAACAAAGGCAAAGGAGTAAATATTGTCGGTGGTGGTGACTATCTCAGTCGCAGCTTTGGCCGTCAAAATGTGGGCATTGTAGGTGCAAATCAAGCCAGTTTAAGCGGTGTGACTGTTACCAACTCTAACAGCCGTGGTTATGGTTTATGGATTGAATCTGCTAATACAGTAGTTGAGGAAAACACCTTTACCAGCAATACCCAAGATGGAATTTCCATCACTGGTAATGCTACTCCCAGCATTCGCAAAAATTATTTTCAGGGTAATGGTGCTAATGGAATTACAATTTCTGGTGATGCCCGTCCTGAAATTCGGGAAAATCTCTTTCAAAGAACAGGTTTTGGGATTAACATTGCCCAAAATGCGGCTCCTGTAGTGGTTGGAAATCAAATTTTAGATAATAGATCAGGGATTGTAGTTCAAGCCAATACTAGCCCAGTTTTGCGGAATAATCTCATTCAAGGCAGTCAAGAAGATGGTTTAGTAGTAATTGCCCAAGCTATACCAGATTTAGGTAATAGCAGAGAACCAGGTGGTAATGAATTTAGAAATAATCGTCGTTATGATATTAACGCTAAAGCAGCCAAACAAGTAATTTATGCTGCTGGCAATAACCTCAATAAAAATCGTATCAGCGGTAATGTAGATACTAGCGGCAGAACAGCACCAATAGTCATAAATTCTCCACCTACTTCTGTACCTGTAGAGGAAATAGCTACAGCACCAGAAATAGTTTTTGCTGCTCCCAACATTCCCAAAACTTTTAACCCTTCACCAATGATACTCTCCAGTAGCAGAAGTACATCCCCAGGTAATCAAGTACCAAAAATGCCAGCTACTACTGTGCAAGGTTCTTTAGGGACCAATAATTCCCAGAACACAGCCCAATTAAATTATGTACAGGTTGAACCGGGGGTCATTGAATTTGTTGCACCTCAACTCAGTAGGAATGAATCACCCTATAACCCAACAATTATTAGTAATTTTAGTAATTCTAGAATAGCTACAGCACCCAGAAGCTATACAAATACTCGTCCGGGTGTACGTTATCGGGTTTTAGTGCCGATTATCAGTGACTCACAACAGGAATTAGTGCGTTCAATAGTTCCTGATGCTTTTTCTAGAGTCTTACAAGGTCGCAGAGTCATGCAAGTGGGCGTTTTTAGCAGTCAAGATAGTGCTAATCAAATGCTTCAAAGTTTGAGTAGCATGGGTTTGAGAGGCATTATTCAGCCTTTTAATTAA
- a CDS encoding RNA-guided endonuclease InsQ/TnpB family protein, whose product MLLGFKTQLKVNKQQRLLLAQHAGVARHAWNQGLALCQQVLLHNKLNSQDKIKFPTAIDLHKWLVAAIKSTHPWYYEVSKCAPQYALRYLSDAFKAFFKKSKGFPKFKKKGRHDSFTLDGSIKIDYRKVKVPVIGWLKTYEILPTGYKPKSVTISKQADKWFISWKLEVRTTQTEKNQEFVGVDLGINHLAILSTGEIFNGVKSYKKYQDKLARMQYLNRHKQVCSNNYRKAQIKIARLHQKIANIRKDTLHKITTYISKNHAIIGIEDLNVSGMLANGKLSKAIADMGFYEFRRQLEYKTQLYGSKLVIVDRFYPSSKTCSNCGEKKSSLSLSQRVFKCDSCGFEIDRDLNAAMNLKQEAVRLTVPVRRGGLACGLDSADTARVKQEEKANVC is encoded by the coding sequence ATGCTACTAGGATTCAAAACCCAACTCAAGGTTAACAAGCAACAACGACTACTACTGGCACAACACGCAGGAGTAGCTAGACACGCTTGGAATCAAGGTTTAGCACTTTGTCAACAGGTATTATTACATAACAAACTTAATTCTCAAGACAAAATCAAATTTCCTACAGCCATAGATTTACATAAATGGTTAGTAGCAGCCATTAAATCTACCCATCCTTGGTATTATGAAGTGTCTAAATGCGCCCCTCAATACGCATTAAGATATCTCTCAGATGCCTTTAAAGCTTTCTTTAAAAAAAGTAAAGGATTTCCTAAGTTTAAGAAAAAAGGGAGACATGATTCTTTTACCTTAGATGGGTCAATAAAAATTGACTACAGAAAGGTAAAAGTTCCTGTCATTGGTTGGCTGAAAACTTATGAAATTCTCCCGACAGGATATAAACCTAAATCTGTCACCATAAGTAAACAGGCTGATAAATGGTTTATCTCTTGGAAACTGGAGGTGAGAACGACTCAAACCGAGAAAAATCAAGAGTTTGTAGGAGTAGATTTAGGCATAAATCATCTAGCAATATTATCAACAGGAGAAATATTCAATGGTGTAAAAAGCTATAAAAAGTATCAAGATAAACTAGCAAGAATGCAATATTTGAACCGTCATAAACAAGTATGTTCAAATAACTATAGAAAAGCACAAATCAAAATAGCGAGATTACACCAAAAAATAGCCAACATCAGAAAAGATACATTACACAAAATCACCACCTATATTAGCAAAAACCACGCAATTATAGGCATAGAAGACTTGAATGTATCAGGAATGTTAGCAAATGGGAAATTATCAAAAGCTATTGCGGATATGGGCTTTTATGAATTTAGAAGGCAGCTAGAATACAAAACACAACTGTATGGCAGTAAGTTAGTAATTGTGGATAGATTTTATCCCAGTAGTAAGACTTGCTCAAATTGTGGAGAGAAAAAATCATCACTGTCATTATCTCAAAGAGTGTTTAAATGTGATAGTTGTGGCTTTGAGATTGACAGAGATTTAAACGCTGCGATGAATTTAAAACAAGAAGCGGTCAGATTGACCGTGCCTGTCCGCCGTGGCGGGTTAGCCTGTGGACTAGATAGTGCCGACACTGCTAGGGTGAAACAGGAAGAAAAAGCAAACGTTTGTTAG
- a CDS encoding IS200/IS605 family accessory protein TnpB-related protein, producing MYRKQESLYLVKCGIGTLVIGQNPLWKQNANLGSRNNQNFVCIPHTRFVQQLSYKAKLVGIKVLVAEESYTSIASFLDQDPIPTYGKADSKEVKFSGRRIRTKLYRAGHDLLIHADVNGSLNILRKVVPTAFSLGIEGVVVRPVGVIPGK from the coding sequence TTGTATCGGAAGCAAGAGTCTCTTTATTTAGTAAAGTGTGGGATTGGGACTTTAGTAATAGGTCAAAATCCATTGTGGAAACAGAATGCAAATTTGGGCAGCAGAAATAATCAAAACTTTGTTTGTATTCCCCATACTCGATTTGTACAGCAATTGAGTTATAAAGCGAAATTAGTAGGGATAAAGGTGTTAGTTGCGGAGGAGTCCTACACTTCTATAGCTTCTTTTTTAGACCAAGATCCTATTCCTACTTATGGCAAAGCTGACTCGAAAGAAGTGAAATTTAGTGGTCGCAGAATTAGAACTAAACTCTACAGAGCAGGTCATGATTTATTGATTCATGCTGATGTCAATGGTAGTTTGAATATTTTACGTAAAGTAGTCCCGACAGCTTTTAGTCTAGGGATAGAGGGCGTTGTAGTTCGCCCCGTCGGAGTTATTCCCGGCAAATGA